The sequence below is a genomic window from Lolium perenne isolate Kyuss_39 chromosome 4, Kyuss_2.0, whole genome shotgun sequence.
agtaccgagagccacgatacggaaaaccttccagagacgccgccgccgccaatcccatctcgggggattcaggagatcacctccggcaccctgccggcgaggggaatcatctcccggaggactctacaccgccatggtcgcctccggattgatgtgtgagtagttcacccctggactatgggtccatagcagtagctagatggtcttcttctcctaattgtgctatcattgttagatcttgtgagctgcctaacatgatcaagatcatctatctgtaatgctacatgtgcgtttgttgggatccgatgaataatgaatactatgctatgttgattatcaatctatctatgtgttgtttatgatcttgcatgctctccgttgctagtagaggctctggccaagtcattgcttgtaactccaagagggagtacttatgctcgatagtgggttcatgcctccattaaatctgggggagtgacagcaacctctaacattgtggatgtgctgttaccactagggataaaacatcaattctatatctaaggatgtatttgttgattacattacgcaccatacttaatgcaaattgtctgttgtttgcaacttaatactggagggggttcggatgataacctgaaggtggactttttagtcatagatgcatgctggatagcggtctatgtactttgtcgtaatgcccaattaaatctcacactactcatcataacatgtatatgcattgttatgctctctttatttgtcaattgcccaactgtaatttgtttacccaatatgctatttcttatgggagagacacctctagtgaactgtggaccccggtccattcttttacatcgaatacaatctactgcaatactcgttctactgttttctgcaaacatcatcttccacactatacatctaatcctttgtgacagcaagccggtgagattgacaacatcactgtcacgttgggacaaagtaatttggttgtgttgtgcaggttccacgttggcgccagaatccctggtgttgcgccgcactacactccgccgccatcaaccttcaacgtgcttcttggctcctactggttcgataaaccttagtttcttactgagggaaacttactgctgtacgcatcacaccttcctcttggggttcccaacggtcgtgtgttgaacggaaagacatacgtcaactacgtgcAGCAGGCCGGGGGAAGTTTTCCGTTTGCGGTGACTCCGGAAAGGACCCTGTGTAGGCCGTGGGGACCTGGTTGCTTTTTTTTGAGGCATCAACGATCTTACGCAACGCACACAGAGAGAGCCTTCAGTTTTTGAAGGGGTGGGGTGGGTGCTTGAAAGGCCCGTTTTATACTGGTGTGGCTTATCTTTCATAAGAATAACTCCTCAACATAGGTACAAAAAATTTGAATGTTGTGTGGCACTTTAAGTTTCTACATAAATTTCTTACGAAAATGGTGAGTAGCATTAATCATGTCCACTACCATAGATTTGACCTTGAAGATCTCAAAAACGCAGAGCTTCCATCTAAACACATCGAGTTTCTAAGTTAAGTGGCATACATCAATCATTGAACCAAGTGAGCACCTGTCCACTTGTCCCAATGGTTTGTTTGTTGTGACATCTTCTACGAAGACATCCTTGCTCTAAACACTAATGTTATATAGATATAGGTATTTATGAGTAAGCAGGGTCTCTCTAGCCAATTATCTTCCCAAAATATAGTGCATGGCTTAACATTATGGCTAAATGGTTAATTAATCTACCTATATACTTAACACTTTACCTCGAGGCAATATACACACATCCATAAAACATAATTGCTCCATCCACAAATAAGTATACTTTTGGACATGTCTTAAGTTAAGCTTTATTAACATTGATCAACTTCCTAGAAAAAATAGCTGCATTTATGACAGTAAATTAATATTGCTATATTTATCTTGACCTGTCAAAATTTGGTTAAAGTTTAAAATGTTTGCTTCTAGAAAAATATAAGGTACACTTATTcgcggatggagggagtatattgcGTTGACGAAGTTGCTTCTTCAAATTAGTATATAATGGATTTTCTTTAATAAGTTTGGAAGAAAGACACCAAGGATGACTACCTAGACAAGAAAGTAGTAAGCAAGTTGAGCACCAATCCAACAATGTCCCAACAAACTTTCACCAAATATACTATCTTGGGTTATATGCATTCTGTTCAGAGCATATAGAAATTGTAGTATAGTAATATATGATGATCGGTGACCAATGTTTGGACCAAACATCTTTAAACATTCTGTCTAACCTTCCCCCTTTGCTTGCAAAAGCCAAAAACATGCAGATTCTATATTTGTTAAGACTGCAAAATAGCAGGGAGTTGCAACAACCAGCAATAAAAATGCCAAAGAGTTGAAGGCTTCAGATTTGAACTCCCTGCACATCAGCTGGTTACTTGTACCTTCGCTTTAACAGGTAGCTAGAAGCAAACGGAATTAAAGGCGATTACCACATAAGTTGAGCTTGCGGTTGGATGGTTTTTGTTCTTGCAGGTATTTTGTTCGGTTGTTCATGTAGTTCCATCCCGTAACTCTACgcaagttttttttttgcgagaaccTACCCAGTGTGTATTAGTACCACTGCACTGTAAACTCTTTCATCTTAGACTAGTATTTTTTGGCATTTTTCAAATAAAAGTTACataattttatttttttactGACTAACTAACTCCTGAGGAAGTGTCTGTCTAAAACATGTTGTACTTTGGAACAAATGTAGTTAGCTAATTCCATTAATTTGTTACTATATGATGCACGATTATTTCTTGCTAACAGGAGGATCTCACAGACTCGACAACGATAAACGATTATTTCTTTTGACGATCTTAACGCCATTTTCTTTTTGTACCGTATTTTCACAGACAGATATAACACAAGCTCTCAGTTGAACGAGAATGTAAGAGACTACCACTCAACAAAACTTCAAATTAACCAGAAGAAACCAACGATGTGCCAGAAACTTTATTTGATGGATCGACACACGATCATCACAGTTCTAATTAACGCCCTCCTTGATCGCTGCCATTAACAATGCATGCATGCATACGCCTATCTAACCAGTTAATTACCAATTAATGACGATGCTATGCTCTAACAACACAGATCGATCAACGGATTGACGGATGCCACAGAGCCCGCTTCCTGCGATCGATCTGTCCAGGCCTCAGTTCAGGAGGACACACCGACGCCGAGGAAGTCGATGAACGGTGGCGCGTCTTTAGTCTTCGCTGTCTTCGGCGTTTCGCCACTGTCAACATTATGGTAGTCCTTCCTCGGGTGATGGTCATGGCCGGCGCCACGGCCATCGAAAGCTAGTGCTTCTCTTGGAGATGGAGAGGAGAAAGCGACGGAGAGCGAAGATGGCGCCGGTTGCTTGCCGCCGTCCATGAAGTAGCTGCTGTACCTGGACAGCAAGCTCTTGCTGCCTGAAGCACCGTAGCCATTGAACAGTACCGGGGTAGAGGAAGGCGCCGCCGGTGAGGTGAAGAAGCCGCCGCTACCAGGCTTGGAGAAGCCGAAGCAAAGAGATCCCGCCGACGCGCCGGCGAAGTCGAGCTGGGCGCCCCCGCCGCCGTAGGAGTAGGCCGGGAAGGTGGATGAGGAGGCCTTAGCGAGGAGCCGGCAGCGCTCGCGGCTGCGCCGAGCCCTGACGACGTGCCAGTGGTTCTTGACGGCGTTGTCGGTGCGGCCGGGGAAGTGGCGGGCGATGAGCGCCCACTTGTTGCCGTGGACGCGGTGCGCCGCCAGCagacgctcctcctcctcctccgtgaaGGGACGCTTGTTGATCCGCGGGTCAAGCTGGTTGAACCACCGGAGACGGCAGCTCTTGCCTTCTCATCCATGCACATAATTTAATTGCCACAAATTAGTTAACGTGTTAAAAGAAATAAACAGTACTTATCAGACCAGAAATCTTCACCGGTGTAAATTATTAATTAATGAACGAAAAAAAATCCGAATTCAGCTTAGCTCATTAGCGAATGAAGATACTCTTCATAGCTACAAAACGAATGGAAAAAATCATATATAGCTAGCTCagtgtaattttttttttttggcattcTAGGGCAAACTTTGATGGTCAATTGCAAAATATGCACACTCAAGAGAGCATGTACGCATTAGAAGAGGTCAGGGCACACAAAGGTGATTGCGTGCAGATCGATCTAGTTGCATCAACCTGCATGCAAGCTTGAGAGACGATTGAAGAAATTAGCAGTAGGTTTAGCCGTGTAGGTGATCAACTCTTGACACATGCACCCATATATACATGAATGTTTCACATGTACCATATATGTACATAAAACTAACGGTGCTTTTGCCTGGTGGTTAATCAATTAAGGTTGTTTTAGTGTTGTTTTTTAAAGAGAGACTAGGGAGAGCTTCCTACTGCCTTTGTTTTAACAACTAAAAATTGCACAAGATTTTAATTGTGTATTGTTTGCTTCCCTTTTCCTCATATTATGGAACTTAATTTGTTCTGGGGAAAATACTGCTGATTTTATTTGTgtgaaactaaaagagaaacctTTTCCATCTGAAACAGTTATTTGGGGCTTCTAAAATTTTATGTATCATGCATACAGAGCAATTAATTAATTTCATACCTGATGACCTTTATGTCCATTTAACTAGATTTGTTTTTGCAAACAGGATAATACTAATCTTTCTCAAATGCCAAGAATAAGTAGGAGAACTGTGTATCTTTTCATGAAAGGATAGGAAAATGTTACACTTTCAAGTACCAGGGAACTTACGTGTCCTTGAACAAATTCAACAGATTATTGCGCACACTAGTTAATGAAGAAATTTTATCATGCTAAtgtattttgtttttgtttcttggAATAGCGCGGAAGTAAAACTCAGCAACGAGACAAAATTAACCTTTAATTCTTCTACCCTCGATCTGTTCTCGATAAGCCTTTTATCTCCAAGAGATCCACTAATTATGCAAGAACAAAAGCTACATATTGCAACAAGGTATGCTTTCCATTCCTCTCCACAAGGATTTTCTTTGTAGAAGCATCAATAGAGAACAATACACATAATTATACAGAAATTAATATGGAAACGGGAATCAGGATGTATATAGATCAACCACTAGTTTTGAACACAAATCGCATCAACAAAAGTAGGAATCTCAAAATTGCTGTATGCAACATAATCTCAAAAGAAAAGAAACCCCTTTTTGGAAACAGTCGATCGATGATGAAGGAGAAGACCAGCTAGTTGACCCACCTGATCTGCCCTCGAGCTTCTCGGCTATGGAGTTCCAGTTCTGGGGGCCATACTTCTCCACGAGCTGCCGCAGCTTCTCGTCCTCCCCTGGCCGCCAGTGACCCCTCGGGCACAACGACGGCTTCCCGCTGCCGTCCGAGGTGTTGGTGGTCGATGACGACACCGCCGCCATCAACCGTGGCTGGAGAGAATAGTATGACGATCGAAGACCTGCCTGGCTTGCTAGCGAGAGAACTCCTTATTGCTCCGTTAAGCGAAGACAGGAAACCAATGCGTTCTTGGTCTAGAATGAGTTATTGGCTAAAGTCAGAGGGTGTATATAGAGGTAGAGTGAGAGAGAAGGCTAAGCTGTGGTGTGCTAGCTTTACCCATATTTATACACACGTAATGACACGCATTTTGGCCTAGGGTTTGGATGAGAGGtccctttagtttagttttacacgacaagagacAGGGCTGCTGTGATGCATGCATGCTTACACCCCCTGTGTAATTATTAATGTGTCTATATTatttactctctctctctctctttccctCTCTCTTCCTTGTAGGATTAGCTACCGCATGTCCATGTCATCTCTATCTCTCACCAACTTGGTTGCCCTGTTTGGCTATTCGCCAGAGACCACTCCTCTCACAACTCCCATCCAACACAAACCTATCGCTGGATTACTTCCAGCTAACATAAATATGTGTACTTCTCTCTAACTTCCCTAACAATATTCTCCTCCGTATGCAATGCAACACATCATCAACTTTCTTAACAAACGATCTTATCTAAACAACTCTACCCTGTTGTACGTGTTCTTGACGATTCATTTAATCTATGTCGTTTGTTCAGATACCTATTTAGTATTACCTCAGGTATGTTTTGGACATCCACATAATATCCAATGTCCTTTTTGTGACGTGAATATCCAATGTCCTTTTCATTAAATTTTAATTTACTTTAGCTAAATATGATTACTATTTTATAGAACGGAAGCTTTAGTATAACAAGGTGATAATATGtgcacatgaaaatttcaagcgcGAACTTTCTTATGTTTAATGTTACACATAAACGATTTGAACTATATTGACATTCTAATTGTTGTCTCATTTCTATGAATTTACCTCATTTACCCTTTAACCAACATAATTCAAGCAATTAACAAAAACAATGTTATGTGACAAGTTGTTATTGTCAACATCTGAGTGCATCCCCAATAGGGCAAACCGTTCTATCTCTGCCATTACAACCATCCACAGAAACAGCAACCGTAGTAATGGCCAATGAGCAAGCacacagacaaggaaagtggttgGCTGCATGCATTTTGCAGAACAGAAGCCCAGAACCTGCAAACCTTTGCAGTATGGGATGTGTTGCAGAAATGGGATGCATTCAAGCATTCCATGCCGCCCACTGTTCATTGTGTATGGGTAATATggagtaacatgtatatcttgatGTGAGTGAGAACAGTTGATCGGTACATGCAGACATATATGCACTCTGCGTTGTAAATGTGATCACCAGCATGTGGCCTGCAGGGATGTTACTCTGTACTATTAATTGCTACATTTGATGTACACATGTAACTACTAAGCAGAATGTGCTCTTCCAAGGGTGTCCTGGATTAATTGGGACCGGCTTACTTGGAATGTATGGATTTTATTTTTGCAGGAAATCTGAAAAAAATAGCAATTGAAGCAAACATCTTAGCTTCATGATTAATCCAGATATTCCATGGTAAAAAAATGTGGCTGTTCATATGTGTGCGATTTTTGGACAGCATATAAATGAAAGCATATTTTTTAAATGTGCGCCATTTGTTTAAAATTGTACTAAAATACCCCGTCTAGGAAATTTGAAACATGGATTTACCCCCATTTTAGCATTAATTTTGTTATATAAGACTGAATGTGTGGTCGATATGGCACGACAAAACTTGTAAAGATCAGAGGGCATCATTGATGATCATGCCCAGCCTTCTCTTCACCTTCAGTTCCATTTCTCATCACCGTCAATCATCACCTAACAATTTGCCCAACGAACACACATCAGAAAAAGAGGGCTCAAAATTTCAGCAAGGGAATTTTCACTAGATGGGATAATTATTGTCCTAAATACATAACTAGAGGGTAAAGTGGAATTAACTCTACTTTTATCCTATAACCTACTCCCTCTGTCTGGAAATAAGTGTACTAGGTTTTTCCTTTGAAGTTTGACCAACTATACggggaaaaatacaaatatttgaaaCACCAAATTATCACTAGATGCATCTTGAAAATGTAATTTCATACTATACTAGTTTCATGACATAAATACTGCTACAATTTTCTATACAGTTGGTCAAACTTAGAATTGTTTGATTTGGACAAAAGTTAACGTACACTTACTCCTGGATGGAGAGAGTAGTGATTATCAGCATATATGTACATGTACTTTGGTAGTTCTGGGATTTTACAAGAGGAAACAAGCGTTTAGTCCAAGCCCTCGGAGTTCATGGTTCTTTTCTGTTTCTACTGCCGGTTCTCAGTTTATGTTTGGGTTGCAAAAATACAAAATTGGCCAGATCTCCAAAGTTTTGAACCCTGTGATCGGAGACAAGGAGTAGATACCATAAAAAAAATGGTCGGTTAAGGCGGTTCAAAATAGAAGTCTCAACTGAAGACTCTTTCTGTTTCTTGGTATGATGGTCTTGTTGGTTGGAATGAGTGGAATGCGAGAGTATTTTGAAACCTCACAGCTTTGCCCTCTACTCTCTCCGTTCCATAATTTTGGAACGACAAGAATTATGGAATGAATGGAGTATCATTGTGGAGAGTATACAAGGGGAGCCCAAGTTATGGTAATTAGCAAGAGCTAAGCACTTGGTTAATCTAACACCGGAAGGGTAGGTTCTTGTGAATATCGTAAGGCGATTTCCGCATGTGTGGTTGTAATACAGTCTATTCATCTATTTTAATGGAAAGTGTTAAATATTTTTTGTAAAAAACACATGTGGCAAGGCTAAGAATAATTTTTGGCCAAGTGAAGCAGGGCATAAGGATAGGCTTTAACAATCTCTATATGTCGTGAATCTCAAGAAATGATGCTCTAATTTTCATTTGCATTTTGATATTTTTTGTGTTAATCTTCTTTCTGTGGTATTTGTTTGAGATGTCATGTTGGCCGGACTCTTGTTTTATGATAAAGGACAATATTTGTATTAAGCTGATATCAGTAAATCTGCAATTTAGAACAACTAAGATATCAAGTGTGCACATAACTCAATTATTAAGAGAAAACGACAAATGAAATATATGGCAACGAAGCGATCAACAACTTCAACAACACATAGTTAGCGATAATTTTTCTCCACAAGAAACGGCTCCATAAAGGGAACAACACATATCGTACTTATTTATGGTTCTGGACCGTGAAAGCAAGACCATGGGTTTTCACTTTGAAAAATCAAGTCCGGGCAACTCCAAGTACCCTAGGTCCAGAACCATAAATAAGTAATCCACCATGAATCGTGGTCGCCATGAATTGTAATCCACCACCGCTGCGCACCGCGCCGTGATCCGAGCCTCATGCTAAATGGTTATTTGTGACTTCCCATTTTCTGTTTACATTTGCCACCACCTTGTAGTGCTTGGTCgatatttttttcgaaatggggagccTTTTATCAGTAGATGCACACAACCTTTTATTATAAAATAAAAAACATTCATAGTTTACACATTACGGATCAGAGAGGGTTGATACAAAATCAACCATCTAAATCAAACACAATATCTTCTATCGCTGAGCATCGTGTAATCTACTACTAGGCCACCAGGTAGCCTGCATGTGGAAGATAGCCAGGTAGCTTGGTCGATATTTGGCTCAACTGTTTCGGAgagaacatccttgaagcaatgaGATCACGGGTGACTCGATGGCCCTCCTCGTGTCTGATCATGTATATATATAGACAGAGTACATCTTGAGTTACAAGTTAACTTGAGgcttaatcctaaaccctaaccgcCGGTAGCTGGGCTAGGCCAGGCCGGTCGGTTGCCTAACACGCCCCCACAGCCTGAACTGGGAGGTGTAGCGACATGAAGACTGGACCTAAACTCCTGAAACAAAGCCGTAGGCAGCCCCTTAGTGAAGATGTCGGCGTACTGTGAGCTGGATGGTACATGAAGGACACGAATAGCTCCAATGGCGACCTTCTCTCGAACAAAATGAATGTCAAGCTCTATGTGCTTCGTCCGTCGATGCTGCACAGGGTTAGCCGAGAGGTAGACAGCACTGACATTAT
It includes:
- the LOC127294114 gene encoding uncharacterized protein; this encodes MAAVSSSTTNTSDGSGKPSLCPRGHWRPGEDEKLRQLVEKYGPQNWNSIAEKLEGRSGKSCRLRWFNQLDPRINKRPFTEEEEERLLAAHRVHGNKWALIARHFPGRTDNAVKNHWHVVRARRSRERCRLLAKASSSTFPAYSYGGGGAQLDFAGASAGSLCFGFSKPGSGGFFTSPAAPSSTPVLFNGYGASGSKSLLSRYSSYFMDGGKQPAPSSLSVAFSSPSPREALAFDGRGAGHDHHPRKDYHNVDSGETPKTAKTKDAPPFIDFLGVGVSS